A stretch of Nitrospirota bacterium DNA encodes these proteins:
- a CDS encoding M48 family metallopeptidase, with protein sequence MTRAADAIDRALATPIGRRAMLALGAQGAMSLCAALGVGAAMSLFGSLTGCYRAPGTARDQVIFFSEEKEMQFGLSAYREVLRAAPLSDNAEINELVQRVGRRIAAAANKPEYQWEFAVIQDDKMVNAFALPGGKVAIFTGILKHTKDDVGLATVMGHEVAHALQRHGVERMSRSILDQIAQLGALGAAVSGSVNPGAMQGLLGAYGVNVSLPFNRKQESEADYVGLRLMAQAGYDPREAVPFWERMSGCPRQMIGKVCFRSQQAIPEFLSTHPSDLTRINQIEAWLPEALQHYHGPGGGVVPPPVAPYRPAIGPMPQPS encoded by the coding sequence ATGACACGTGCTGCTGACGCAATCGATCGAGCCTTAGCCACGCCCATCGGGCGTCGGGCGATGTTGGCGCTGGGCGCCCAGGGGGCGATGAGCCTCTGCGCCGCGCTTGGGGTGGGGGCCGCCATGAGTCTGTTCGGCAGCCTGACCGGCTGTTACCGCGCGCCTGGCACGGCTCGTGATCAGGTGATTTTCTTCTCCGAAGAGAAGGAAATGCAGTTCGGATTGAGCGCCTACCGCGAGGTGCTGCGGGCTGCGCCTCTCAGCGACAACGCGGAAATTAATGAGCTGGTGCAACGAGTGGGACGGAGAATCGCGGCAGCCGCCAACAAGCCGGAGTATCAGTGGGAGTTTGCCGTCATTCAAGACGACAAGATGGTCAATGCCTTCGCGCTGCCAGGCGGGAAGGTGGCGATTTTCACCGGGATTCTCAAACATACGAAAGACGACGTCGGATTGGCGACGGTGATGGGGCATGAAGTCGCCCATGCGTTGCAGCGGCATGGAGTGGAGCGGATGAGCCGGAGCATCCTGGACCAAATCGCGCAATTGGGCGCCTTGGGCGCGGCAGTCTCAGGCAGTGTCAATCCCGGTGCGATGCAGGGGCTCTTGGGCGCCTATGGAGTCAATGTGTCGTTGCCCTTTAACCGGAAGCAGGAATCGGAAGCCGATTACGTCGGGCTCCGCTTGATGGCGCAGGCCGGATACGATCCGCGCGAGGCGGTCCCCTTTTGGGAACGGATGAGCGGCTGCCCGAGGCAGATGATCGGCAAGGTCTGCTTCCGGTCGCAGCAGGCGATCCCGGAATTTCTGTCCACCCATCCGTCCGATTTGACTCGTATCAACCAGATCGAAGCCTGGCTACCTGAGGCGCTTCAGCATTATCATGGGCCGGGGGGCGGGGTGGTTCCGCCGCCCGTTGCGCCATACAGGCCAGCCATCGGGCCCATGCCACAACCGAGCTAG
- the carB gene encoding carbamoyl-phosphate synthase large subunit: MPRRTDIKSILLIGSGPIVIGQACEFDYSGTQACKALKEEGYRVILINSNPATIMTDPELADRTYVEPITVEVVEKVIERERPDALLPTMGGQTALNATMALVKRGTLEKYGVKLIGASAEAIHKAEDREAFKHAMQRIGLRVPASGTAHNRDEAIKILEQTGFPSIIRPSFTMGGTGGNIAYNREEFEKLIDWALAMSPVSQVLIEESLIGWKEYELEVMRDLKDNVVIICPIENLDPMGVHTGDSITVAPAMTLSDKEYQRMRDAAVRIIREIGVDTGGSNVQFGLDPKNGDMVVIEMNPRVSRSSALASKATGFPIAKIAAKLAVGYTLDEITNDITGVTKASFEPTIDYVVVKIPRFAFQKFRGADPTLTTQMKSVGEVMAIGRTFKEALHKAIRSLELNMSGLSSREGLDRGIPEGFDRTQGLERVRQHLRTPIAERLWHVADGMRLGLSNDDLFALTMIDPWFLEQVRELIQFEAVLVGQAGKKPAVLEEPLLWQAKELGFSDDRIAQLIGATAASVRKQRTRPQGKRGVTYKRVDTCAAEFEAHTPYLYSTYGSECEARPTDRKKVIILGGGPNRIGQGIEFDYCCVHAVMALREEGIESIMVNCNPETVSTDYDTSDRLYFEPLTEEDVLNIVECEQPLGVVLQFGGQTPLKLALPLSKAGVKILGTSPEAIDRAEDREQFRDLLDKLGLRQAESGMARSVDEALKIALRISYPVMVRPSYVLGGRSMQIVYDEAGLLEYMTTAVKASPKHPVLIDRYLSDAIEVDADAISDGTNVVVAGIMEHIEEAGVHSGDSACSLPPYSLKQSVVEEIRRQMKALALELGVIGLMNAQFAVKEDTIYVLEVNPRGSRTVPFVSKAIGVPLAKLAMKVMVGKTLPELGLTDAPAPVHLSVKESVFPFNKFPGVDVLLGPEMKSTGEVMGIDQDFGWAFAKSQAGAGAPLPKGGTAFISVKESDRPAALEVVKQLHKLGFNIQATSGTAGYLRDHGVPAETVNKVKEGRPHVVDHIKNGQVALVVNTVSTAASHADSLSIRREALNKGLAYYTTIRGARAAVMGIEAILKTELTIRSLQEYHHHS, translated from the coding sequence GTGCCAAGGCGAACAGATATCAAATCCATTTTATTGATCGGGTCCGGCCCGATCGTGATCGGTCAAGCCTGCGAGTTCGACTATTCCGGCACGCAGGCCTGCAAAGCGCTGAAAGAAGAAGGCTACCGGGTCATTCTCATCAATAGCAATCCGGCCACGATCATGACCGATCCGGAATTGGCAGACCGGACTTATGTGGAGCCGATCACGGTCGAAGTGGTCGAGAAGGTAATCGAGCGAGAACGGCCTGATGCCCTGCTTCCGACCATGGGGGGCCAGACCGCGTTGAATGCCACGATGGCCTTGGTCAAGCGGGGGACGCTCGAAAAATACGGCGTCAAGCTGATCGGGGCCTCTGCTGAGGCGATCCATAAGGCCGAGGATCGCGAAGCCTTCAAACATGCGATGCAGCGAATCGGCTTGCGGGTGCCGGCCAGCGGCACGGCCCATAACCGCGACGAAGCCATCAAGATTCTCGAACAGACCGGATTCCCCTCGATCATCCGTCCCTCCTTCACCATGGGCGGAACCGGCGGGAACATCGCCTACAACCGGGAAGAGTTCGAGAAACTGATCGATTGGGCCTTGGCCATGAGTCCGGTCAGCCAGGTGCTGATTGAGGAATCGCTCATCGGGTGGAAAGAATATGAACTCGAGGTGATGCGGGACCTCAAGGACAACGTCGTCATTATCTGTCCCATCGAAAACCTGGACCCGATGGGAGTCCATACGGGGGACAGCATCACGGTCGCGCCAGCCATGACCCTCTCGGACAAAGAGTATCAGCGGATGAGGGATGCCGCAGTCCGGATCATTCGTGAGATCGGCGTCGACACCGGCGGATCGAACGTGCAGTTCGGCCTGGACCCCAAGAACGGTGACATGGTGGTCATTGAAATGAACCCGCGCGTGTCGAGGAGTTCCGCGCTGGCTTCGAAGGCGACGGGGTTCCCCATTGCCAAGATTGCCGCGAAGCTTGCCGTGGGCTACACGCTGGATGAAATCACCAACGACATCACCGGCGTGACCAAAGCCTCCTTCGAACCGACCATCGACTATGTGGTGGTGAAGATCCCCCGTTTTGCCTTCCAGAAGTTCCGCGGAGCCGATCCGACCCTTACGACGCAGATGAAGTCGGTGGGCGAGGTCATGGCGATTGGCCGCACCTTTAAAGAGGCTTTGCACAAGGCGATTCGATCATTGGAATTGAATATGAGCGGACTTTCCTCGCGGGAGGGGCTGGATCGCGGCATCCCGGAGGGATTCGACCGGACGCAGGGGCTGGAGCGGGTCCGGCAACATCTGCGGACTCCGATCGCCGAGCGATTGTGGCATGTGGCGGACGGCATGCGCCTTGGTCTCTCCAACGATGACCTCTTTGCCTTGACGATGATCGACCCCTGGTTTCTGGAACAGGTCCGTGAGCTGATTCAATTCGAAGCGGTGCTGGTCGGTCAGGCGGGCAAGAAGCCGGCTGTCCTTGAGGAACCGCTCTTATGGCAGGCCAAGGAACTGGGATTCTCGGACGATCGTATCGCGCAGCTCATCGGCGCCACGGCTGCCTCGGTCCGGAAGCAGCGGACTAGGCCCCAGGGCAAACGAGGCGTGACCTACAAGCGCGTGGACACCTGCGCCGCGGAGTTTGAAGCCCATACGCCCTATCTCTATTCGACTTACGGCAGTGAATGTGAAGCTCGCCCGACAGACCGGAAGAAAGTCATCATCCTCGGCGGCGGGCCGAACCGCATCGGGCAGGGGATCGAATTCGACTATTGCTGCGTCCATGCGGTCATGGCCCTGCGCGAAGAGGGCATCGAATCGATCATGGTGAATTGCAACCCGGAAACGGTGAGCACGGACTACGACACCTCGGACCGGCTTTATTTCGAGCCGCTGACAGAGGAAGACGTCCTCAATATCGTGGAGTGCGAACAGCCGCTGGGCGTCGTGTTGCAATTCGGCGGGCAGACGCCCCTCAAGCTTGCCTTGCCCCTCTCCAAGGCCGGGGTCAAAATTTTGGGTACAAGTCCTGAGGCGATCGACCGGGCCGAAGACCGGGAGCAATTCCGCGACCTCCTGGATAAACTGGGGCTCCGCCAGGCGGAGAGCGGCATGGCCCGATCCGTGGACGAGGCCTTGAAGATCGCATTGCGGATCAGCTATCCGGTGATGGTGCGGCCGTCCTATGTGTTGGGCGGGCGGTCCATGCAGATCGTCTATGACGAAGCAGGCTTGCTGGAATATATGACCACGGCGGTTAAGGCTTCGCCGAAACATCCGGTGCTGATCGACCGATATCTTTCGGATGCGATTGAAGTCGATGCCGACGCTATTTCAGACGGGACGAATGTCGTGGTGGCAGGGATCATGGAGCATATCGAAGAAGCCGGGGTCCATTCTGGAGACTCGGCCTGTTCCTTGCCGCCCTATTCGCTTAAGCAGAGCGTCGTGGAAGAGATTCGCCGACAAATGAAGGCCCTGGCCCTGGAACTGGGCGTGATCGGCTTAATGAACGCGCAATTTGCCGTGAAAGAGGATACGATCTACGTGTTGGAGGTCAATCCTCGAGGCTCGCGCACGGTGCCCTTCGTCAGTAAAGCCATCGGGGTGCCATTGGCCAAGCTGGCGATGAAGGTGATGGTGGGCAAGACCTTGCCGGAGCTGGGATTGACCGACGCTCCTGCGCCGGTGCATTTGTCCGTGAAGGAATCAGTTTTCCCCTTCAATAAGTTTCCCGGGGTGGATGTCCTCCTGGGGCCGGAGATGAAGTCTACCGGCGAAGTGATGGGCATCGATCAGGATTTCGGCTGGGCCTTTGCCAAGTCCCAGGCGGGAGCCGGTGCGCCGCTTCCCAAGGGAGGCACGGCCTTCATCAGCGTGAAGGAAAGTGATCGTCCTGCCGCGCTGGAAGTGGTGAAGCAGCTTCATAAGCTGGGGTTCAACATCCAGGCGACGAGCGGCACGGCGGGCTATTTGCGGGACCATGGGGTGCCGGCGGAAACCGTGAATAAGGTCAAAGAAGGCCGTCCCCATGTCGTGGACCATATCAAGAACGGGCAAGTGGCCTTGGTCGTGAATACCGTGAGCACGGCGGCGTCCCATGCCGATTCCTTGTCGATCCGCCGGGAGGCCTTGAATAAAGGGCTGGCCTATTATACGACTATCCGGGGCGCGCGAGCGGCGGTCATGGGGATTGAAGCGATTTTGAAGACAGAGCTCACGATTCGGTCGTTACAGGAATATCACCACCACTCATAG
- the greA gene encoding transcription elongation factor GreA, whose protein sequence is MPTPITRKGHEALQAELDRLRKVERAKNIEAIAEARAHGDLSENAEYDAAKERQGFIESRIIELGSKLADARIIETAGRVSETIVFGATVVVIEQESQSKRQYTLVGQDEADMKVNRISIQSPVGKALIGKRVGEFVEVKTPVKIVEYEVVEIRFEEL, encoded by the coding sequence ATGCCGACACCGATCACGCGAAAGGGGCACGAGGCACTTCAGGCAGAGCTTGATCGTCTTCGCAAAGTCGAACGCGCCAAAAACATCGAAGCCATTGCTGAAGCGCGGGCCCATGGCGACCTGAGCGAAAATGCAGAGTACGATGCCGCCAAGGAACGCCAGGGGTTCATCGAGTCGCGTATCATCGAACTTGGGTCGAAGCTGGCTGATGCCCGCATCATCGAAACGGCCGGGCGGGTTTCCGAGACCATCGTGTTCGGCGCCACGGTGGTCGTGATCGAACAGGAGTCGCAGTCGAAACGTCAATATACGCTGGTGGGCCAGGATGAAGCCGATATGAAAGTGAACCGCATCTCGATTCAGTCTCCGGTCGGCAAGGCGCTGATCGGCAAGCGCGTCGGCGAGTTCGTCGAAGTCAAGACACCGGTGAAGATCGTCGAATACGAAGTGGTGGAGATTCGCTTCGAGGAGCTGTAG
- a CDS encoding SAM-dependent chlorinase/fluorinase, translating to MPHPSGLITLLTDFGDRDSFVASMKGVILTINPHATFVDLSHHVPPHSVEAAAYLLNSCYRYFPKGTVHVAVVDPGVGSARRALIAKSERYFFLAPDNGLLTYILAGNPDMEVREIENADYRLSSAGHTFDGRDLFAPAAAWLTKQQSFESFGRLVTDCKTFTIAPPTWEGKTLVGAIIHVDRFGNLISNLTQQDLEEARAVTKRRQLSIRIGKQAIEGLVACYSEGTEGQPSALINSDGKLEIFVKEASAADLLKEGRGARIDVS from the coding sequence GTGCCGCACCCTTCGGGGCTCATCACGCTGTTGACCGATTTCGGGGATCGGGACTCCTTCGTGGCGAGCATGAAGGGCGTGATCCTTACCATCAATCCCCACGCCACCTTCGTCGATCTCTCGCATCACGTGCCGCCCCATTCCGTTGAAGCCGCCGCCTATCTCCTGAATTCCTGTTATCGCTATTTCCCCAAGGGCACCGTGCATGTGGCCGTCGTCGATCCAGGTGTCGGCAGCGCACGGCGCGCCCTCATCGCCAAGAGCGAGCGCTACTTCTTTCTAGCCCCCGACAACGGACTGTTAACGTATATCCTTGCCGGGAATCCCGATATGGAAGTGCGGGAGATCGAGAATGCAGACTATCGTCTGTCATCGGCTGGCCACACCTTCGACGGACGTGACCTTTTCGCCCCAGCTGCGGCCTGGCTGACCAAACAACAGTCGTTCGAATCATTCGGCCGGCTCGTCACAGACTGCAAGACCTTTACGATTGCGCCGCCAACCTGGGAAGGCAAGACCTTGGTGGGAGCAATCATCCATGTGGATCGGTTCGGCAATCTGATTTCCAACCTGACTCAGCAGGATCTCGAAGAAGCGCGAGCAGTCACGAAGCGCCGGCAATTGTCCATTCGGATCGGCAAGCAGGCCATCGAAGGACTGGTGGCCTGTTACAGTGAAGGGACGGAAGGGCAGCCGTCCGCGCTCATCAACAGCGATGGGAAGTTGGAAATTTTCGTGAAGGAAGCGTCAGCCGCGGACCTCCTCAAGGAGGGGAGAGGGGCGCGAATCGACGTGTCGTGA
- a CDS encoding YgiT-type zinc finger protein, translating into MFRCHVCGKTESRQELVSEVFDIEGKPVQVEQIPATVCLHCGEPMFSRDATERVRRMVHGEAKPIKSIQMDVFAYR; encoded by the coding sequence ATGTTTCGCTGTCATGTGTGTGGAAAGACCGAGAGCCGTCAAGAACTGGTCAGCGAGGTCTTCGATATCGAAGGCAAGCCCGTACAAGTTGAACAGATTCCCGCAACAGTCTGCCTCCATTGCGGCGAACCAATGTTCAGCCGCGATGCAACCGAGCGAGTTCGGCGCATGGTCCATGGGGAAGCGAAGCCCATCAAGTCTATTCAGATGGACGTGTTCGCCTACCGGTAA
- a CDS encoding DUF4258 domain-containing protein encodes MKTLDDIRRQLAAGEFEFSRHAFKRAIERNISDAEIRQAGAEANIIEDYPDDKYAPSSLLLGFTTTRRPLHLQVSHIDSDLLKIITIYEPDPAEWYDYARRR; translated from the coding sequence ATGAAAACACTAGACGACATTCGCCGACAACTAGCCGCTGGAGAATTCGAGTTCAGCCGCCATGCCTTCAAGCGCGCCATTGAGCGAAATATCAGCGATGCGGAGATCCGACAAGCCGGAGCAGAAGCCAACATCATTGAGGACTATCCCGATGACAAATATGCTCCCAGCAGCCTGCTGCTCGGATTTACAACAACCCGTCGCCCATTGCACCTTCAGGTATCCCACATCGACTCCGACCTGCTAAAGATCATTACGATCTATGAGCCGGACCCCGCAGAGTGGTATGATTACGCCAGACGGAGGTAG
- a CDS encoding Helicase associated domain protein: MFPILRRFDWNEIKSWDGLEKAISGLPTQQDRGEAFEEFSEALLELHKDYYQATKIWRFRNVPDEILERLGCSNRQDMGIDGMILHCDDTLTAYQSKFRLDRSDIPSQRELSTFYMVSDRADFRLIIANVEDLPRVVRERKAHGQYLVDSLLNLPEEFFASLQEYVFHEKPKVGPPLEPRPFQLQAIDAVIDGFREHSRGQAILPCGSGKTLIGKWIADRLGAKQILILVPSLALIKQTLEEWYKVRGPGFRYICICSDQSVALLHSEDGWEADPSDQDFKVSTDPRELTAFLRQSSPLPYVVFSTYQSSAVLVDGLRELAVQKCRFDLVICDEAHKVAGAAGKPFAQVLDDDKIPATKRLFMTATPRVIAPQYRKKTEEDAVPIVSMDEPDVFGPVFYRMSFAEAIQQEIISDYRVVVIGVSEQEVAELARSGRTIETEDQERWEAHGLAQRIALAKAIGLYGIKKIFSFHNRVASASEFVDANRTDSLPAVLDKMSPNLHYSAKHINGEMSAGTRNRILREFKMSARGVISNARCLGEGVNVPVVDGVFFADSRSSVVDIVQATGRALRVVPGKSRAYVIIPVLVQEEEDPETIIEASRFQLVWQVLSAMASQDERVEGAIREARIRQGEGRAPLLGQTHVTDRQDLPDANTFLIGFPKHIAFSEYQSLFSLEMMEQLGTRWHLRFGALKKYMEEHGQEPDQDTEYEGFKIGKWLLAQRATFKKGKLSEDREELLEQLGVQWGEYRDTERNWVRHMAACSTYLDETGKLPVLGEESSDGLKIGLWLTHQRRLFKKGHLREDRKNNLERLLGKVLEPQKARWERNLAAYKGYVEKTGKQPERRTVHEGVAIGNWLINTIRPQKNKLSTELVGKLDALGFVWEAGRKKQAARGSTDSWFKYFESCRFLMRTLGRKVVITDTFRGVNVGHWFQMESQIYAAGAFSDFKRLLFKSLILLDENHGRVLNEWFWNYSHCLEFVLSKSSALTNEYSYHGLPLGEWFGKQVSLMESGALLARQEDAMKELLTIIRDRESTDSPSV; encoded by the coding sequence ATGTTTCCCATCCTTCGCAGATTTGATTGGAACGAGATTAAGTCCTGGGACGGCCTGGAGAAGGCGATCTCAGGGCTGCCGACACAACAGGACCGAGGCGAAGCGTTTGAGGAGTTTAGCGAGGCGCTTCTGGAACTGCACAAAGACTACTACCAAGCCACGAAGATTTGGAGGTTTCGCAACGTACCTGATGAGATTTTAGAGCGCCTCGGGTGCTCAAACCGCCAAGATATGGGTATCGATGGAATGATACTTCACTGCGACGACACGTTGACCGCTTACCAATCGAAGTTCCGCCTTGACCGGTCTGACATCCCATCTCAGCGCGAGCTGTCTACGTTCTATATGGTGAGCGACCGTGCAGACTTTCGCCTCATCATCGCTAATGTTGAAGACTTACCCAGAGTAGTACGTGAGCGGAAAGCGCACGGCCAATATCTCGTTGATTCGTTACTCAATCTCCCTGAGGAATTTTTCGCCTCCCTTCAGGAGTATGTCTTTCATGAGAAGCCCAAGGTAGGACCTCCGCTAGAGCCGCGTCCATTCCAGTTGCAGGCGATTGACGCAGTGATCGATGGTTTCAGAGAACACTCGCGCGGGCAGGCCATTCTCCCTTGCGGATCGGGAAAGACTCTCATCGGGAAATGGATTGCCGACAGACTTGGCGCCAAACAGATCCTCATCCTGGTCCCGAGTCTGGCGCTAATCAAGCAAACCCTGGAAGAGTGGTATAAGGTGCGCGGTCCAGGGTTTCGATATATCTGCATTTGTAGCGATCAATCAGTCGCGTTATTGCATAGCGAAGATGGCTGGGAAGCCGATCCCTCCGATCAGGACTTCAAGGTTTCCACTGATCCTAGAGAGTTAACCGCGTTCTTGCGGCAGTCATCACCACTTCCATACGTGGTTTTCTCAACGTACCAGAGTAGTGCCGTCTTAGTTGATGGCTTGCGGGAACTTGCTGTGCAGAAATGCCGCTTTGACCTCGTGATCTGCGACGAGGCGCATAAGGTTGCAGGGGCAGCGGGGAAACCTTTTGCTCAGGTTCTTGATGATGACAAAATCCCAGCAACGAAACGGCTTTTCATGACAGCGACGCCCAGAGTTATCGCGCCGCAGTATCGCAAAAAGACAGAAGAGGATGCCGTTCCTATTGTCTCGATGGACGAGCCAGACGTATTTGGTCCTGTGTTCTACCGCATGAGCTTCGCGGAGGCTATTCAGCAGGAAATCATCTCCGACTATCGCGTCGTCGTGATTGGAGTCTCGGAGCAAGAAGTAGCTGAACTAGCCCGCAGTGGACGGACCATTGAAACAGAGGATCAGGAGCGATGGGAAGCGCACGGACTCGCGCAACGTATCGCGCTAGCGAAGGCAATTGGGCTTTACGGGATCAAGAAAATTTTCAGCTTTCATAATCGCGTCGCCAGCGCGTCAGAATTTGTCGATGCAAATCGGACGGATAGCCTTCCTGCCGTCCTCGACAAGATGAGTCCAAATCTTCACTACTCAGCGAAGCATATCAACGGGGAGATGTCTGCAGGGACACGCAATCGAATTTTGCGTGAATTCAAGATGAGTGCACGGGGGGTAATCTCTAATGCACGCTGTCTGGGAGAAGGGGTCAACGTGCCGGTGGTGGATGGCGTATTTTTCGCAGACTCCCGCAGTTCGGTTGTTGATATTGTGCAAGCAACTGGCCGAGCGCTCCGCGTGGTTCCAGGGAAGAGCAGGGCCTATGTGATTATTCCCGTCCTTGTACAGGAAGAGGAAGATCCAGAAACCATTATTGAGGCAAGCCGTTTTCAACTTGTATGGCAAGTTCTAAGTGCAATGGCCAGTCAGGATGAACGCGTTGAAGGAGCGATCCGTGAAGCGCGAATTCGGCAAGGCGAGGGACGAGCCCCCCTGTTGGGGCAAACGCATGTCACCGATCGACAGGATCTTCCGGATGCCAATACGTTTCTGATTGGATTTCCAAAGCACATTGCATTTTCCGAATATCAGAGTCTCTTCTCACTTGAAATGATGGAGCAATTGGGCACTCGATGGCACTTGAGATTCGGTGCATTGAAGAAATACATGGAAGAGCATGGACAAGAGCCCGATCAGGACACAGAATATGAAGGATTTAAAATCGGAAAGTGGCTTCTTGCCCAACGCGCTACATTCAAAAAAGGGAAGCTTTCAGAGGATCGAGAGGAACTCCTGGAACAGTTAGGCGTTCAATGGGGTGAATATCGCGATACGGAAAGAAATTGGGTGCGCCACATGGCAGCATGCAGCACTTATCTTGATGAAACCGGCAAGCTGCCTGTCTTAGGCGAAGAAAGTTCTGATGGTCTAAAGATTGGTCTTTGGCTCACGCATCAACGTCGGTTATTCAAGAAAGGTCACTTAAGAGAAGATCGAAAGAATAATTTGGAGAGGCTTCTGGGGAAAGTCTTGGAACCTCAAAAGGCTCGGTGGGAGCGAAACCTTGCTGCGTACAAGGGCTACGTCGAGAAAACCGGCAAACAACCGGAACGTCGAACAGTTCACGAAGGCGTTGCAATTGGGAACTGGCTCATAAATACAATTCGGCCTCAAAAAAACAAGCTTTCCACTGAACTAGTTGGAAAATTGGATGCACTTGGGTTTGTGTGGGAGGCCGGAAGGAAAAAGCAAGCAGCGAGAGGCTCGACTGATTCGTGGTTCAAATATTTTGAGTCTTGTCGGTTCTTGATGAGGACATTAGGAAGAAAAGTTGTAATAACAGACACGTTTCGTGGCGTAAACGTAGGACATTGGTTTCAGATGGAAAGCCAGATTTATGCAGCAGGGGCCTTTTCAGATTTTAAACGGCTACTATTCAAATCCTTAATACTCTTGGACGAAAACCACGGGCGCGTTTTAAATGAATGGTTTTGGAACTACTCACACTGCCTCGAATTCGTCCTGTCAAAATCATCCGCGCTGACCAATGAATACTCCTATCATGGACTTCCTCTTGGTGAATGGTTTGGCAAGCAGGTGAGCTTGATGGAGAGTGGGGCTCTTCTGGCTCGTCAGGAGGACGCTATGAAAGAGCTTTTGACCATTATCAGGGACAGGGAGTCTACGGATAGCCCATCCGTCTAA